TTTGAATTAGCACGTGGCTATAAAGAACGTGGCATGGCAGCGTATTCTGAATTACAACAAGCAGAATTCGCAGCGGAAAAACATGGCTATTCTGCAACGCGCCACCAACGCGAAGTTGGAACTGGTTATTTTGATGAAGTAGCACAAGTCATTACAGGTGGTACTTCATCTACGACGGCGCTAAAAGGCTCTACAGAAGAAGCACAGTTTACGAAATAAGAAGAGAGGCAGGTGTCTATAACAGGCACCTGTTTATTATTTAAAATATCCAATCGAATATCGTATAAATACCAATTAAAGCACACAAAATCAGCGAAATGAACACGGACAGACATCCGAAAAGAATCAGTTTGTCTTGCCACGTTTCTTCAATTTCTTCAGTTATTGTTTCTTTAACTTTTTTCTGTAAAGGAGAGAGAGTATGCTCAGGATATAACTCTTTAATAAGTTCACGATCTCCTTTAAATTTTAAGGCTCTTACTATGTGATAAGGATCGTTTCCCATCGACTTTTCAAATTGAAGACATGCTTCCTGCATAATAGATGTTTTATGCTCTTCAAGATACCAATATCGTCCGGCCATTTCGGGATATTGTAATTTGTAATAAATATCCCCGAGACTTTTCCGAAGCTTTAATTCATTAGGATAAGTAGCGATTAACCCGTGTAATCTATCTCTCGCTTTTCCTAAATTATTGTTTTCAATATCCTTTTTGATTTTTTTTAATGTTTTTTCAGGAATTTCCTGTGTCATATATTTCTCCTTTTGAAAGATTATATTAAGAGCATATCTTTTTTTATTAGGGTATAACTAAGAGTCTATTTTATAAGAAATACTAAAAATTAGAAAATTTAATTTCAAAAAAGATTGTACATTCTTTTTTTTGTGTGCTATGATGGTGTCAGTTGAATAGTTAAATTAAGCAATCCATATATTATCAAGTGCTGAAAACGAACGAGAAAAAGTATGTGAGAACTAGTTTATGTTTCGTATTTGATAATGTGTGGATTCTTTTTTTATACAGGAAAACTAAAAATTTGTATTTTCTTAGGAGGAAATAATCATGGCAGTAACAGGACAAGTAAAATGGTTTAACAACGAAAAAGGCTTCGGTTTCATCGAAGTTCCAGGCGAAAACGACGTATTCGTACACTTCTCTGCAATCGAAACTGAAGGTTTCAAATCTTTAGAAGAAGGTCAAAAAGTTAGCTTCGAAATCGAAGAAGGTAACCGTGGACCTCAAGCTAAAAACGTAATCAAACTATAATTTTATAGTTGATGATGGGAAAAAGGATGGCTTATGCCATCCTTTTTTTTGTTCATTTTAAAAGCATATATTTAGAATACTGCTTCTTTTAATCTTCAACGATATAAATATATGTGTGCTATTCTTTTATTGCTTTCTTTTTTTCTTTGCGACTACA
The DNA window shown above is from Bacillus clarus and carries:
- a CDS encoding DUF6584 family protein produces the protein MTQEIPEKTLKKIKKDIENNNLGKARDRLHGLIATYPNELKLRKSLGDIYYKLQYPEMAGRYWYLEEHKTSIMQEACLQFEKSMGNDPYHIVRALKFKGDRELIKELYPEHTLSPLQKKVKETITEEIEETWQDKLILFGCLSVFISLILCALIGIYTIFDWIF
- the cspA gene encoding RNA chaperone/antiterminator CspA, translating into MAVTGQVKWFNNEKGFGFIEVPGENDVFVHFSAIETEGFKSLEEGQKVSFEIEEGNRGPQAKNVIKL